In the genome of Halictus rubicundus isolate RS-2024b chromosome 9, iyHalRubi1_principal, whole genome shotgun sequence, one region contains:
- the LOC143357425 gene encoding protein zyg-11 homolog B, whose amino-acid sequence MFESPRSLREVCIDFICDNILNLCVLCPGSVEPPSYYQQAKSSTTRISFKHPNIFIPAEISELLLSNLCEKKALSDLTITLFDSKSTRLRCVQLKDASVLSAKGLKVLKQHKVQELVVNGLNITVNDLISCLGDWSLQNLRSLSIAKGSFQEFSRYCVVVTRKLKALNSLNVSGTEFNKYDLEIVVNDLPLLENLDISCTKVDDITPLKNCKNRLKTLYMYDLKINENAKLFSVLLELNELRHLDISELRDTHRVTSVFNVCYGKPTLTDFLKAVDCMPYLISLDLSGKVDINLKYLKKFIKAHPDLTFLGLVYTLACYEDSLTDSTNKDYRPNLVVSGIASEAQTLEALRRYTSRPVYLEKGLLNLFRLTHNFFDTRVDVIKLVLAIMREHQHECGVQLPSTACLYNLTKGELATMVHPSILKQVVELTMVAMESYPANYRLHMNALLTLCSDKILQINFDKFRCAKLVMNSMLTFNEPSMTRMSVAIASITVAKISPVETSMLAAHPQYMSKLLAIVRSKVEIKLVDTTMKFTLSVLWNLTDESARTCSLFMAEGGMDLFLEMLETFQGASSVETKVLGLINNIAEVSSLRPRLMERKFLSMLSTLLVSTHIDISYFAAGITAHLLSDGKYVWWSKNLHQSRALLLKQLAHTVKHWQTPQGEMVAYRSFQPFFPLLHCPDAPVRLWAVWAIQHVITKNPKHYCSMLIREEGVEILKTLETSNTHIENLRRSILEMIKLNS is encoded by the exons ATGTTTGAATCTCCTAGAAGTCTGCGTGAGGTGTGCATTGATTTTATTTGTGACAATATTTTGAACTTGTGTGTACTATGCCCTGGTTCGGTGGAGCCACCTTCTTACT ATCAGCAAGCCAAATCCTCGACAACAAGAATTAGTTTTAAGcatccaaatatttttatacccGCTGAAATCTCAGAACTACTATTATCTAACCTTTGCGAAAAGAAAGCTTTATCCGACTTGACCATAACGCTCTTTGATTCAAAGTCCACCAGATTAAG ATGCGTGCAGTTAAAAGATGCATCTGTGTTATCAGCAAAAGGCTTGAAAGTTTTAAAGCAACACAAAGTTCAAGAGTTAGTAGTAAATGGATTAAATATAACAGTTAATGATCTGATAAGTTGTTTAGGTGATTGGAGTTTACAGAATCTTAGGTCATTGAGTATAGCAAAAGGAAGTTTTCAGGAATTTTCAcg GTATTGTGTGGTAGTAACAAGAAAATTAAAAGCATTGAATTCATTGAATGTATCTGGAACAGAGTTTAATAAATATGATTTGGAAATAGTGGTTAACGACCTTCCTCTTTTAGAAAATCTAGATATCTCTTGTACAAAAGTTGATGATATAACaccgttaaaaaattgtaaaaatcggTTGAAAACTCTTTATATGTACGACTTGAAGATAAATGAAAATGCAAAATTATTCTCAGTATTATTGGAATTAAATGAATTAAGGCATTTAGACATTTCTGAATTAAGGGATACGCATAGAGTTACCTCTGTGTTTAATGTCTGTTATGGAAAACCAACTCTAACAGACTTCTTAAAAGCTGTAGATTGTATGCCATATTTAATTAGTTTAGATTTATCTG GTAAAGTTGATATAAACCTGaaatacttgaaaaaattcATCAAAGCCCATCCAGATTTAACGTTTTTGGGACTTGTTTATACACTTGCTTGTTATGAGGATAGTTTAACAGACTCAACAAACAAAGACTATAGACCCAACCTTGTT GTTAGTGGTATAGCATCGGAAGCTCAAACTTTGGAAGCTCTTAGGAGGTATACATCTAGGCCAGTTTATCTTGAGAAAGGTTTACTCAATTTATTCCGTTTAACGCATAACTTTTTTGACACCCGGGTTGATGtcataaaattggtattagcTATTATGAGAGAGCATCAACATGAATGTGGTGTGCAACTACCTTCAACTGCATGTCTTTATAATCTTACCAAAGGTGAACTAGCCACTATGGTTCACCCATCTATACTTAAACAAGTTGTTGAATTAACAATGGTAGCGATGGAGTCTTATCCAGCCAATTATCGACTTCATATGAATGCACTACTAACTTTATGTAGTGATAAAattctacaaattaattttgataaatTCAG GTGTGCAAAATTAGTGATGAATTCTATGTTAACTTTTAATGAGCCATCAATGACTCGCATGTCTGTTGCTATTGCCTCAATTACGGTAGCAAAGATATCACCAGTAGAAACGTCTATGCTTGCAGCACATCCTCAATACATGTCTAAATTACTTGCAATAGTTAGGTCTAAGGTTGAAATTAAATTAGTAGATACAACGATGAAGTTTACATTAAGTGTACTATGGAATTTAACTGATGAAAGTGCCAGAACATGTTCACTTTTTATGGCAGAAGGTGGAATGGATTTGTTTCTTGAAATGCTTGAAACTTTTCAAGGAGCGTCTAGCGTCGAGACTAAAGTATTAGGCTTGATAAATAATATAGCAGAG GTTAGTTCTTTGAGACCCAGGCTAATGGAACGTAAATTCCTCTCTATGCTTTCTACATTGCTGGTCTCTACACATATCGACATATCTTATTTCGCGGCAGGCATCACTGCACATCTGCTTAGCGATGGTAAATATGTATGGTGGTCGAAAAATTTGCATCAAAGCAGGGCACTATTGTTAAAACAATTGGCTCACACTGTGAAACACTGGCAAACACCTCAAGGAGAAATGGTTGCTTATAGAAGTTTTCAACCATTCTTTCCACTTTTACATTGTCCAGATGCTCCAGTTCGACTTTGGGCAGTTTGGGCAATACAACATGTAATTACGAAAAATC CAAAACATTACTGCAGCATGTTAATCAGAGAAGAAGgtgtagaaatattaaaaacccTGGAAACGTCAAATACACATATAGAAAATTTACGACGATCAATCCttgaaatgattaaattaaattcttaA
- the LOC143357429 gene encoding PP2C-like domain-containing protein CG9801 — translation MPSLRKKVAGFMRQLSISNLAGAVENIGQGEQTLRSPRSMTQDFASGCFITRYLDGLETKQEGPVIVHGRNPEELPIRQLGNFQEDKETFAAHTGPDNGLIAVNVQQKHLSINDIDIDYIDMLDQGEQYRSTSTTTTPTIAGISDWFNPHETAYGIATTLYEKNPTNNTNNGEPIADSFGIVARSNSAILALADGVNWGTKASIAARSAVHGSMEYLNKALFCPSVNNEITTTKDVFIALLRSFHAAHSLILQEQGMLTTLTVCAVLPLPSSESNTNQKKYVACTCNVGDSLAYVYSRKTGVREITRGSHDIHCMRDMRDALGALGPVDGCNPELNNLTLAMTEVENGDIVFLTSDGISDNFDPVVGKFAILPCHNSVPDSTVKNHAEGRSKTRRKSVETLRHAESGNSNRNKSNLPIVEAYQRHELTLLRMEDLLRRGVSGEGPPCNSAKHLCELLLDFAVRITAAKRRILEDTDLYYAQSKDGQLVQLSKQEQRARRIKTLDKVSMIPGKLDHATVVAYVVGSFDSEYGL, via the exons ATGCCAAGCTTACGAAAAAAAGTTGCTGGCTTTATGCGGCAATTGTCAATTAGTAATTTGGCAGGAGCTGTAGAAAATATAGGTCAAGGAGAACAAACCTTGCGTAGCCCCAGATCAATGACACAAGATTTTGCAAGTGGTTGCTTTATTACAAGATACTTAGATGG TCTAGAGACAAAACAAGAAGGACCAGTAATCGTCCATGGTAGAAATCCAGAAGAACTGCCAATTAGACAGCTTGGAAACTTTCAAGAAGATAAAGAAACATTTGCTGCCCACACTGGTCCTGATAATGGACTCATAGCAGTTAATGTACAACAAAAACACTTAAGTATTAATGATATCGATATAGATTATATCGATATGTTAGATCAAGGCGAACAATATAGAAGCA CATCTACAACCACAACTCCTACAATTGCTGGTATTTCTGACTGGTTTAATCCTCACGAGACAGCATATGGAATTGCTACTACATTATATGAGAAAAATCCaacaaataatacaaataatgGAGAACCTATTGCAGACAGTTTTGGAATTGTAGCCAGATCGAACTCAGCTATTTTAGCGCTTGCAGATGGTGTTAATTGGG GTACCAAAGCAAGTATCGCAGCTAGGTCTGCTGTACATGGAAGTatggaatatttaaataaagCGCTCTTCTGTCCTTCAGTTAACAATGAAATAACAACAACGAAAGATGTTTTTATAGCCTTACTTCGTTCATTCCATGCTGCgcattcattaattttacaagAGCAAGGAATGCTTACAACATTAACTGTATGCGCAGTTCTTCCACTGCCAAGTTCTGAATCTAATACAAATCAGAAAAAATATGTGGCTTGTACCTGTAATGTAGGGGACAGTTTAGCTTATGTATATTCAAG gaAAACTGGAGTGAGAGAAATAACAAGAGGATCTCACGATATTCATTGTATGCGTGACATGCGCGACGCTCTTGGAGCTTTAGGTCCTGTAGATGGTTGCAACCctgaattaaataatttgaCGCTTGCAATGACAGAAGTTGAAAATGGAGATATCGTATTCTTAACCAGTGACGGGATTTCAGACAATTTTGATCCAGTAGTTGGAAAATTTGCTATCTTACCATGCCATAATAGTGTACCTGATTCGACTGTGAAAAATCATGCCGAAGGAAGATCAAAAACCCGTCGAAAATCCGTAGAGACTTTAAGACATGCAGAATCCGGCAATAGTAATAGAAATAAATCTAATTTACCCATAGTCGAGGCTTATCAAAGACATGAGCTAACACTTCTTAGGATGGAGGATTTGTTACGAAGAGGTGTGTCTGGTGAAGGTCCACCATGTAACAGTGCCAAACATCTTTGCGAACTTCTTTTGGATTTTGCT gtGCGTATAACTGCTGCCAAAAGACGAATATTGGAAGATACTGATTTATATTATGCACAAAGTAAAGATGGTCAATTAGTTCAACTATCCAAACAAGAACAGAGAGCTCGGCGAATAAAGACATTGGACAAAGTTTCCATGATTCCTGGAAAATTAGATCATGCAACAGTTGTAGCATATGTAGTTGGATCATTCGATTCAGAGTATGGTTTATAA